From one Lactiplantibacillus paraplantarum genomic stretch:
- a CDS encoding GNAT family N-acetyltransferase, which yields MTTDYRLTSDADREAFYQLYQYAFNNHDTPARRQFFMDRYQHGWIYGRHDNGQLVSGLYSLPLAVNFHGVTYKMNGIGDVMTAPEYAGQGGAGQLLTAALEEMAAKHVTLSYLAPFAYGYYRRFGYEHVFDHAHQVMAARDLPRIKPTDWAGTVTRHGNEGLGLINDFYAQQRQNQRGGLIRPTWWQHYLTLKHNWSIAIYRNVADQIEGYLIYERQATNFAIQEWATSTPAAYQRLANFVTKHGTTFDTFSYDSPSTANGLDLLADPYRLQVTIQPYMMARIVDLYDFIKHYPFTADIQPLRLAVSDATLSSNQGIWALTRHNGQVTFNRVSDQLTGQTDIQLTIQQLTTACFGTQSLARAYQHGLITGDVNAINRLDTSLVKERPALIDYF from the coding sequence ATGACAACTGATTACCGTTTAACTAGCGATGCTGACCGTGAAGCCTTTTACCAACTCTATCAATACGCATTCAACAATCATGATACCCCCGCGCGACGTCAATTCTTCATGGACCGCTACCAACATGGTTGGATCTATGGCCGTCACGACAACGGTCAACTGGTCAGCGGGCTATATAGTCTGCCGCTAGCAGTCAACTTCCATGGTGTCACTTACAAGATGAACGGGATTGGCGATGTGATGACCGCTCCGGAATACGCTGGTCAGGGCGGCGCCGGACAACTATTGACGGCAGCTCTTGAAGAGATGGCTGCTAAGCACGTGACCTTGTCGTATCTAGCCCCCTTCGCATACGGCTATTATCGACGTTTTGGCTATGAACACGTCTTCGACCACGCGCACCAAGTCATGGCCGCCCGCGATCTTCCGCGCATTAAGCCAACGGACTGGGCTGGCACGGTTACCCGCCATGGTAATGAAGGCCTAGGCCTCATCAACGATTTTTATGCGCAACAGCGGCAAAATCAACGAGGTGGCTTGATTCGGCCTACTTGGTGGCAACATTACCTGACCCTTAAGCATAACTGGTCAATCGCAATTTACCGTAACGTCGCTGACCAGATCGAGGGCTACTTGATTTATGAACGGCAAGCCACTAACTTTGCGATTCAGGAATGGGCGACTAGCACCCCCGCTGCTTACCAACGACTGGCCAACTTTGTCACTAAGCATGGCACCACCTTTGATACGTTTAGTTATGACAGTCCAAGTACGGCAAACGGCTTAGATTTGCTGGCTGACCCGTACCGTTTACAAGTCACCATCCAGCCATACATGATGGCGCGCATCGTTGATCTATACGACTTTATCAAACACTATCCGTTTACCGCGGACATACAACCACTTCGCCTAGCAGTCAGTGACGCTACCCTGTCCTCTAATCAAGGCATCTGGGCATTAACGCGGCACAACGGGCAAGTAACGTTCAATCGTGTTAGCGACCAATTAACTGGTCAGACTGACATTCAGTTAACGATTCAACAACTAACCACTGCTTGCTTTGGCACTCAGAGCTTAGCCCGAGCATACCAACACGGGTTAATCACCGGTGATGTGAATGCGATCAACCGGCTTGACACTAGTCTGGTGAAGGAACGACCGGCACTTATTGACTACTTTTAA
- a CDS encoding MFS transporter yields MAIKQSDLTINISNHQSSLQIFKAAASNFISSLSGKMFSFGLGLMLLDETHSAISFGINMIISPIVGLLCLVPIGNLIDTYPHKAILTGSLTVRTLALILFATSINLFTATAKLIPIVLFLIIDAISTNINDTCYSAATHELVNGPHIQRLNSLTQSAISLSSILSPALGVGLYSLVGFYGFIILEIIATLASFSIMLTMRFHYPSTNQLTDSRRMPATSHSQFATFRFGLNYMQSRTMIKITILLSVILNFLYTAVTIGIPYILKDQLHTGNGPVGLLETGSAIGMLLGSLLLTLLPSTGQKHLFSKLIIPVLVLDSQIFLLGVLFMTAQSPAGYALLGSLIMGILAFALVILNITFQVYLQQTVPTKLLGRVVATLTTVNSSIMPIGTLLFTLIFQSTTRGGLILIINGILLLGYTALLWQPLHRAIRSEQSNQS; encoded by the coding sequence ATGGCCATCAAACAATCTGATTTAACCATCAACATTAGTAATCACCAATCTAGCCTACAAATCTTCAAAGCTGCCGCAAGTAACTTCATTAGTTCACTAAGCGGTAAAATGTTTAGTTTTGGTCTTGGACTCATGTTACTTGACGAGACGCACTCTGCCATCAGTTTTGGTATCAACATGATTATTAGCCCGATCGTTGGCTTGCTGTGCCTCGTCCCGATTGGTAATCTCATCGACACTTATCCACATAAAGCGATTCTTACCGGTAGCCTGACTGTCCGAACGCTGGCACTGATTTTGTTTGCGACTAGTATCAACTTGTTTACGGCGACTGCTAAACTAATCCCGATTGTTTTATTTCTGATTATCGACGCAATTTCAACAAATATTAATGATACTTGTTATTCTGCCGCCACCCACGAGCTTGTTAATGGTCCCCATATTCAACGCTTGAATTCGTTAACTCAAAGTGCCATTTCGCTTTCCTCGATTCTATCACCAGCGTTAGGGGTTGGTCTGTATAGTCTAGTCGGCTTTTATGGCTTCATTATATTAGAAATCATCGCGACACTCGCGTCATTTAGTATTATGCTCACGATGCGATTCCATTATCCATCAACGAATCAATTAACTGACTCACGACGCATGCCAGCAACCTCTCACAGCCAGTTTGCAACATTCCGCTTCGGGCTGAACTACATGCAGTCGCGAACCATGATCAAAATTACAATTCTATTGAGTGTCATTCTGAACTTCTTATATACCGCCGTTACCATTGGAATTCCATATATCTTAAAGGATCAGCTCCACACCGGTAATGGTCCAGTCGGCCTGCTTGAGACAGGGAGCGCGATTGGCATGTTGCTTGGCAGTTTACTTTTGACTTTGTTACCGTCAACTGGCCAAAAACATCTCTTTTCAAAATTAATTATTCCAGTACTCGTTCTCGATAGCCAAATATTTTTATTAGGTGTCCTATTCATGACAGCCCAATCACCAGCCGGCTATGCGCTACTCGGGAGTCTTATTATGGGGATACTGGCTTTCGCACTTGTTATTCTCAATATTACCTTTCAGGTCTACTTACAACAAACCGTGCCAACCAAATTATTAGGCCGTGTCGTTGCGACGCTAACAACCGTCAATAGTTCAATCATGCCAATTGGAACCCTCCTGTTCACCTTGATCTTTCAAAGTACCACTCGCGGCGGTCTAATCCTAATCATCAATGGTATTCTGTTACTTGGATACACGGCATTGTTATGGCAACCCTTGCATCGGGCCATTCGCAGTGAACAGTCGAATCAATCATGA
- a CDS encoding tautomerase family protein — protein MPLMRIDMVRGRSQAEIQKILDIAYQTASTALHLRPRDRYQIVTQHDPEEMIIEDVGLGFKRTTAFLMFSLTSSPRKVEDKQTFYKLLVKNLHDQLGIAPTDVMINITTNRYEDWSFGDGEAQFLNGDLN, from the coding sequence ATGCCCTTAATGCGCATTGATATGGTACGGGGACGCTCGCAAGCTGAGATCCAAAAAATTCTAGATATTGCATACCAAACAGCTAGTACAGCTTTACACTTACGGCCCCGTGATCGCTATCAAATCGTTACACAACACGACCCTGAAGAAATGATTATTGAAGACGTCGGTTTAGGTTTCAAGCGCACCACCGCTTTCTTAATGTTCAGCTTAACTTCAAGTCCTCGTAAGGTCGAAGATAAACAAACCTTTTACAAATTACTCGTCAAAAATTTACATGATCAATTAGGCATCGCACCGACCGATGTTATGATCAACATCACGACCAATCGCTACGAAGATTGGAGCTTTGGCGACGGCGAAGCACAATTTCTAAACGGTGACTTAAATTAA
- a CDS encoding transcription repressor NadR has translation MTGLERREQIRSKLSQTQVPISATTLAKQFNVSRQTIVGDISLLRAHGTAIVATLQGYELEKANQPTVVLVCRHFPNEATKEMDLIIRAGGVIKDVEVEHPLYGRLRGELEIRSVGDINLFMGRLKKLQGHLLSELTDGVHSHTVAYQTPEQLTAIKAALRGAGYLYEN, from the coding sequence ATGACAGGATTAGAACGGCGAGAACAAATTCGATCAAAATTATCACAAACGCAGGTCCCAATAAGTGCGACGACGTTAGCAAAGCAATTTAATGTTAGTCGCCAGACAATCGTTGGCGATATTTCGTTATTGAGGGCTCATGGAACAGCAATTGTTGCTACTTTACAAGGATATGAATTGGAGAAAGCCAACCAGCCCACGGTTGTCTTAGTCTGCCGACATTTTCCTAATGAGGCGACTAAGGAGATGGACTTGATCATTCGTGCGGGTGGTGTGATTAAGGATGTTGAGGTTGAACATCCATTGTACGGACGGCTCCGGGGTGAATTAGAGATTCGCTCAGTCGGTGATATTAATCTGTTTATGGGCCGGCTTAAGAAGTTACAGGGGCATTTGTTGTCGGAATTAACGGATGGTGTCCATAGCCATACGGTGGCTTATCAGACGCCAGAACAATTAACAGCAATCAAAGCAGCCTTACGGGGTGCCGGTTATTTGTATGAAAATTAA
- a CDS encoding nicotinate phosphoribosyltransferase, whose translation MRNLSLLTDLYEFSMANGFHHDLPRTNATFDLFYRRVPDNGSFVIAAGLQQVVEALQDFHFTSNDLDYFRQLNLWDERFLTTLAHFKLTCQIKALPEGTPVFPREPLLTITGPLEQAQLLETLVLNIVNHQSLIATKARRLSYAAAGRPIMEFGARRAQGPDSAIYGTRAAIIGGANSTSNVLAAKQFGIPVAGTMAHSWVEAFPDELTAFRKWAEQYPDNSALLVDTYDVLNSGIPNAITVFKELRAAGHEPVGIRIDSGDVTTLSQAARSRLDAAGFPNAKITISNALDEHIITSLLQEGAPIDNFGIGEKLITSASAPVLSGVYKLAATEIDGQHTPKIKVSASREKLTIPGDKQVYRLYEPGTQRAFADLIALATETITGQSSLTVVNSNPLSVDRQQRLTNFDARPLLVPVDLSTTTMIPISAIQAATQAKLAELPRTTQRLVNPDIYPVYMTTTLSQLQTKLLNEMTILAN comes from the coding sequence ATGCGCAATTTATCTTTATTAACCGACTTATATGAATTTTCAATGGCCAATGGTTTTCACCACGACCTACCACGAACCAACGCCACTTTCGATCTCTTCTATCGTCGCGTTCCTGACAATGGTAGCTTTGTCATTGCCGCTGGTTTACAGCAAGTTGTTGAGGCCTTGCAGGACTTCCACTTTACTAGCAACGATCTCGACTACTTCCGCCAGCTCAACTTATGGGATGAACGTTTCTTAACTACTTTGGCGCATTTTAAGTTAACTTGCCAAATCAAGGCACTTCCCGAAGGCACCCCCGTCTTTCCTCGCGAACCTTTGCTGACAATCACTGGTCCGCTTGAGCAAGCCCAGTTACTTGAAACCCTCGTCTTAAATATCGTCAATCATCAATCACTCATTGCCACTAAAGCTCGGCGACTAAGCTACGCCGCAGCGGGTCGCCCCATCATGGAGTTCGGTGCTCGGCGTGCGCAGGGACCTGACAGTGCAATTTACGGGACCCGGGCAGCAATCATTGGAGGTGCTAATAGTACCTCCAACGTCCTAGCTGCTAAACAGTTCGGTATTCCCGTTGCCGGTACGATGGCACACAGTTGGGTTGAGGCTTTTCCAGATGAATTAACCGCCTTTCGCAAGTGGGCCGAACAATATCCGGACAATAGTGCACTGCTAGTCGATACTTATGATGTACTTAACTCGGGAATTCCAAACGCAATAACTGTCTTCAAAGAACTACGCGCAGCTGGGCATGAACCCGTCGGTATTAGAATCGATTCAGGAGACGTCACGACCTTATCACAAGCCGCCCGATCACGACTGGATGCAGCAGGTTTTCCAAATGCCAAAATCACCATTTCTAACGCATTAGATGAACATATCATCACTTCGTTACTTCAAGAAGGTGCACCTATCGATAATTTTGGTATCGGTGAGAAACTCATCACAAGTGCTTCAGCCCCCGTTTTAAGTGGTGTCTACAAACTGGCCGCAACCGAAATTGATGGTCAGCACACGCCCAAAATAAAAGTGAGTGCCAGCCGTGAAAAGTTAACGATTCCTGGTGACAAACAAGTCTATCGGCTTTACGAACCAGGAACCCAACGGGCCTTTGCTGACTTGATTGCACTAGCTACCGAAACCATTACTGGTCAATCCAGCTTAACCGTTGTTAATAGTAATCCACTCAGTGTTGACCGGCAGCAACGACTCACCAATTTTGACGCTCGGCCCTTACTTGTACCGGTAGACTTATCTACAACTACCATGATTCCAATATCAGCGATTCAAGCAGCAACCCAAGCCAAGCTCGCAGAACTGCCTCGCACCACCCAACGGCTCGTCAATCCGGACATCTACCCGGTCTACATGACGACCACCCTTAGCCAGTTACAAACTAAGCTATTGAACGAAATGACGATTCTCGCGAACTAG
- a CDS encoding TetR/AcrR family transcriptional regulator, whose translation MERPRIRDYFQQDLSQDKAITPKQRSILQASLDLFAEKGFDQTSTSDIAQRAGVAEGTVYRRYKTKAALRDAILAPIAAHIVPILANDFSEDELRRRYPSLSAFITAVVTDRVAFAQANIKELKVVFEMAAFDATRREQILSQIAPQMVKQMGSVLNQLKADHLIVDWPNDLIIQSLLSQLFGYLARLMLELPGTELEREQAYLITVMTKILTPGKHDQIADQ comes from the coding sequence ATGGAACGACCACGGATACGGGATTACTTTCAACAGGATCTAAGTCAAGATAAAGCGATTACGCCTAAGCAACGGTCGATCCTCCAGGCAAGTCTTGATTTGTTTGCTGAAAAGGGTTTTGATCAGACCAGTACTAGTGACATTGCGCAACGGGCTGGTGTTGCAGAAGGGACGGTTTATCGGCGGTATAAGACTAAAGCGGCGCTACGTGATGCGATTTTAGCCCCCATTGCCGCGCACATCGTCCCAATCTTAGCCAATGATTTTTCAGAAGATGAATTACGCCGGCGCTATCCAAGCTTGTCAGCGTTTATCACCGCAGTTGTAACGGACAGGGTTGCTTTTGCCCAGGCCAACATTAAGGAATTAAAGGTCGTTTTTGAAATGGCGGCTTTTGATGCGACACGGCGCGAACAGATTCTGAGTCAGATTGCGCCCCAGATGGTTAAGCAGATGGGTAGCGTCTTAAATCAATTAAAAGCAGATCATCTGATTGTTGATTGGCCGAATGATTTGATAATCCAAAGTTTGTTATCGCAGTTATTTGGCTACTTAGCGCGGTTAATGCTTGAACTGCCAGGGACAGAACTTGAACGTGAACAAGCCTATTTGATCACGGTGATGACTAAAATATTGACCCCTGGCAAACATGATCAAATTGCTGATCAGTAA
- a CDS encoding ABC transporter permease gives MRTMAIVRRVFKQMLRDKRTLALMFLAPLLIMSLMYFLFQNNTTQVATLGVHNVDHQVVKAINTKHVDINHYNSSQAKTMIKQHDLDGYLTQKDGKLTITYSNSNPTNTSLIKAALQSGLVKLKVQTLVTATKAQKKVLQKQQVALQKLTATQKQATVSKLNTALAQAQASGNTAAVAKIQKQLKQATASAAAPTNSRAQTTTYTTSSHYIYGSSDSTFFENFLPIFLGFFVFFFVFLISGVSLLNERITGTLSRLLATPIRRSEIIMGYLIGYGGFAIIQTVLTVVFAIAVFKIHLVGSIWLVFLTNLLLALVALTLGIFISTFANSEFQMIQFIPLIVVPQIFFAGLIPVDGMASWLQAIAHIMPLYYGANALTGVVTKGASLGDIGVDLLILVGFMVVLTMLNIVGMKRYRKV, from the coding sequence ATGCGAACGATGGCAATCGTTAGACGAGTTTTTAAACAGATGTTGCGTGATAAGCGGACCTTGGCACTGATGTTTTTGGCGCCACTCTTAATCATGTCATTGATGTATTTTTTGTTTCAAAATAATACGACTCAAGTTGCGACTTTGGGTGTTCACAATGTTGATCACCAGGTGGTCAAAGCAATTAATACGAAGCATGTCGATATTAATCATTACAATAGTAGCCAGGCAAAGACCATGATTAAGCAACATGATTTGGATGGTTATCTCACGCAAAAGGATGGCAAGCTAACAATAACGTATTCTAATAGTAATCCGACCAATACTTCATTGATTAAAGCTGCATTACAAAGTGGGTTGGTCAAATTAAAGGTTCAGACGTTAGTCACGGCTACTAAAGCACAAAAAAAGGTATTGCAAAAGCAACAGGTGGCACTACAAAAGTTGACCGCGACGCAAAAACAGGCAACGGTTAGCAAGCTAAATACGGCCTTGGCCCAAGCACAGGCAAGTGGGAATACTGCTGCTGTGGCTAAAATTCAAAAGCAATTGAAGCAGGCTACAGCGAGTGCTGCGGCGCCAACAAATAGTCGAGCACAAACGACGACCTATACCACTAGCAGTCATTATATCTATGGTAGTAGTGATTCAACGTTTTTTGAAAACTTTTTGCCAATCTTTCTAGGTTTCTTTGTCTTCTTCTTTGTGTTCTTGATTTCTGGTGTTTCACTTTTGAATGAACGCATTACTGGAACCCTAAGCCGGCTACTTGCAACCCCAATTCGACGGAGTGAAATTATTATGGGCTATCTAATTGGTTATGGTGGCTTTGCAATCATTCAGACTGTCCTGACCGTTGTTTTTGCGATTGCGGTATTCAAGATTCACTTAGTCGGCAGTATTTGGCTGGTCTTTTTGACCAATTTACTATTAGCGTTAGTGGCTTTGACCTTGGGAATCTTTATTTCCACTTTTGCTAATTCGGAATTTCAAATGATTCAATTCATTCCACTGATCGTTGTCCCGCAAATCTTCTTTGCTGGTTTGATTCCAGTCGATGGTATGGCGAGTTGGCTGCAAGCCATTGCCCATATCATGCCGTTATACTACGGTGCCAATGCATTGACCGGCGTCGTCACTAAGGGTGCTAGTCTTGGCGATATTGGGGTTGATTTGTTAATATTAGTAGGGTTTATGGTCGTACTAACAATGTTGAACATTGTTGGGATGAAACGTTATCGGAAGGTGTGA
- a CDS encoding ABC transporter ATP-binding protein, which translates to MAIDYVIAKQVSKHFGHHQVLNQIDLTLPTGTIYGLIGPSGAGKTTLIKSILGMEAVDSGTVKVMDTVMPNRAVMAQVGYMAQSDALYETLTARENLTFFGQLMSVPKIKLAQMIDYAAGLVDLTSQLDQRVSGYSGGMKRRLSLAIALVQDPQLLILDEPTVGIDPELRQQIWTELNKLKSTGKSMLVTTHVMDEAERCDYLMLIRHGIALAEGTPVALKQQYAVDTIEQVFLKAGRMQDANDGNR; encoded by the coding sequence ATGGCAATAGATTATGTCATCGCCAAGCAAGTCAGTAAGCACTTCGGTCATCACCAAGTGTTGAATCAAATTGATTTGACATTGCCGACTGGGACGATTTATGGACTGATTGGGCCATCCGGGGCTGGGAAGACCACCTTGATCAAGAGTATTTTAGGGATGGAAGCGGTCGATAGTGGCACAGTTAAAGTGATGGATACGGTGATGCCCAATCGGGCGGTAATGGCGCAAGTGGGATATATGGCCCAAAGTGACGCTTTATATGAAACGCTAACGGCTCGTGAAAATTTAACTTTTTTTGGGCAGTTGATGAGTGTCCCCAAAATTAAATTAGCACAAATGATTGATTATGCGGCCGGATTAGTTGATTTGACGTCCCAATTAGACCAGCGCGTCAGTGGTTATTCTGGTGGGATGAAACGACGGTTATCATTAGCGATTGCGCTGGTTCAGGATCCTCAATTATTAATTCTAGATGAACCGACCGTTGGGATTGATCCAGAATTACGGCAACAGATTTGGACCGAGTTGAATAAGCTCAAGTCCACTGGCAAGTCGATGCTCGTGACGACCCATGTCATGGACGAAGCGGAACGGTGTGATTATCTCATGTTGATTCGGCATGGCATTGCGCTCGCTGAGGGGACACCCGTGGCGCTGAAGCAACAGTATGCGGTAGATACGATCGAACAGGTCTTTTTGAAAGCGGGGCGGATGCAAGATGCGAACGATGGCAATCGTTAG
- a CDS encoding NADPH-dependent FMN reductase has product MQKILMVVGSLRKDSFNKTVAEQISTQLVAQGAEVTFANIADLPLINQDIEFPAPSSVMTFREQVQAADGLWIVTPEYNEMIPGGLKNALDWLSRPTEAGVFGAPDFIMNKPVMLTGAGGKKAAKVGLAHLKTLLTFMGLKPNDNLVGLQIPTSAFMTGKFDLDSEQRAVITQQVTEYLA; this is encoded by the coding sequence ATGCAAAAGATTTTAATGGTAGTTGGTTCATTACGGAAAGATTCATTCAATAAAACGGTGGCAGAACAAATCAGCACACAACTAGTTGCGCAGGGAGCTGAGGTGACATTTGCCAATATTGCAGATTTACCGTTGATTAATCAAGACATTGAATTTCCCGCTCCCAGCTCAGTGATGACGTTTAGAGAGCAAGTCCAAGCTGCTGATGGGTTGTGGATCGTCACACCGGAATATAATGAAATGATTCCCGGTGGACTCAAAAATGCACTAGACTGGTTGTCGCGCCCAACTGAGGCTGGTGTGTTTGGTGCACCAGATTTTATTATGAATAAGCCAGTCATGTTGACTGGTGCAGGTGGTAAAAAAGCGGCCAAAGTTGGTCTTGCTCACTTAAAAACGTTATTGACCTTCATGGGGTTAAAGCCGAATGATAATTTGGTCGGTTTACAGATTCCAACGAGTGCCTTCATGACGGGGAAATTTGACTTGGATTCGGAACAACGAGCGGTTATTACTCAGCAAGTAACTGAATATCTGGCTTAA